The genomic window CTGCATATGGGACCTATGACATTTTCTGAATTTCTTTTGGCAATAGGGGAAGAACAGCTTGCAGAGTTTATTTTAGGCTATAAGTTCGGTCAGGAGATTGTCGAGGTTGCCCATAAGCGGTTGTTAAGTCTGATTCGTTCATATTACTATATTGGGGGCATGCCGGAGGCCGTTGCGGTTTTTGCTGAGAGTCGTAGTTATAAAGATGTCAGTGAGGTGCATCGTTCTATTATTGATACTTATCGTGATGATTTTCCAAAATATGCCGGATCACGTAATTTAAATCGCCTGCTTAATGTGTTTAATTTTGCCGCTAGAAATGTCGGCGTAAAGGTTAAATATTCGAACATTTCGTCACATGAGCAGAGTGTGACACTGAAGAATGATATCGAGTTGCTGACAATGGCTCGTGTCATCAGCAAAGTGATCCATAGTCACTGTTCGGGGCTGCCACTCCAGGCTGACCTTAAGGAGAAGGTCTATAAATTGCTTTTTCTCGATATTGGTTTGATGAATACTATTTGCGGCTTAGATTGGCCTGCCGTCTCGCAGATGGAAGAGGTGAAGCTCATCAACCAAGGGGCTATTGCCGAACAGTTTATCGGTCAGCATTTACAGGAGTTGCTTTCAGATAAGGCAAATCGCGAATTGACCTATTGGCTGCGGGAAGGGCGTACTGCCAATGCTGAGGTAGACTTTGTTATAGCTACGAGAAGTAGCATCATCCCCATTGAGGTGAAGTCAGGTGCCTCGGGTAGCTTGAAATCTCTACACCAGTTCATGGGCACGAAAGATGCCCCCCTTGCTGTAAAAATTGACACAAATCTTCCCTCAGTACAACATCTTAATACTGTAATTCAGGAGAATAAACAGCGTAAACAGGTTCAATATGATCTCTTATCTCTCCCTCTCTATCTAGTGGAACAGCTTGAAACCATTGTGGCTGGTTGTCTTATAGAGAAAAAATCCAGTTGATTCAATTTTGCATCAAACAAAAAAAGGGCTTACGCAAAAAAATAAGCCCTTAAAATTTTATTGGTAGCGGGGGCTGGATTTAAACCAACGACCTCCGGGTTATGAGCCTCATTCAGCAATAAACCTAAATCGGCTGTAATTTCAATATTTTCCCCTTGTTTCAGTGGCTTAGAGTAGGTTTTCAGGTTCATTCAATAAGTTCAATACGTTCAATCAATGTCGATTGAATTTACACCAATTTTACACCAAGAGATTCGCTGAACATCTTCATTTGTCGAGGCATAAGTTTGAGGTCTTGTCACTGCCAAAATTGGATCCCTCTGCGTTTTTTGATAAACAACTTGACGGTGATACTATAAGTCGGTATCATATTCATATGAATAGTAGGTCCAAAAAAATATTGTCGGCTATTTTGGTCATTGAGGTAATCCTGCATTTCTTCATTGTGATTTCAATGTTTCGTAATCTGAAGCTTTTACCGCGTCATCGGAGTTGCAACTTTAGTATGACCGCGAAAACGTTTATTGTCACGGCAATTATTCCCGATTGTTCTCAGCGTATATATGAAAAATATTTTTTTGACAGCAAAAAAATGATGCTTTTGCATTTGTTTTTTCAGGTTATTTCAGCGTTTTTGCTACCCATAAAAACCATTTTTAT from Pseudomonadota bacterium includes these protein-coding regions:
- a CDS encoding AAA family ATPase, whose product is MQRKQLELLSSWFDKKRRKPLVIRGARQVGKSTLVEMFAKQNQIAICTVNLERHPELTSVFSSKDPRRIIQQIEFLPNIGSITHGTLLFLDEIQAIPEAIVALRYFYEDMPELAVVGAGSLLEFALKDHTFSMPVGRIQYLHMGPMTFSEFLLAIGEEQLAEFILGYKFGQEIVEVAHKRLLSLIRSYYYIGGMPEAVAVFAESRSYKDVSEVHRSIIDTYRDDFPKYAGSRNLNRLLNVFNFAARNVGVKVKYSNISSHEQSVTLKNDIELLTMARVISKVIHSHCSGLPLQADLKEKVYKLLFLDIGLMNTICGLDWPAVSQMEEVKLINQGAIAEQFIGQHLQELLSDKANRELTYWLREGRTANAEVDFVIATRSSIIPIEVKSGASGSLKSLHQFMGTKDAPLAVKIDTNLPSVQHLNTVIQENKQRKQVQYDLLSLPLYLVEQLETIVAGCLIEKKSS